The Polyodon spathula isolate WHYD16114869_AA chromosome 3, ASM1765450v1, whole genome shotgun sequence genome has a segment encoding these proteins:
- the LOC121307829 gene encoding uncharacterized protein LOC121307829 — MTTKRSFLIGGNFRFDIIGNDGIHSLDDAYSASCGFTYSVNIPGDLVFRASFLACHVSSKDDSEFSLRFRFVRIDQFSRETYFPFSMTCSMAKQWYPREIVCEENYMEISVRRNVPVIAQEGMNTEDWQAALPAAQEAVMSVWQVVFHKTGQPAKSMNASLAQSWGYVINSTSTRILFRSPYNMPESERLTVNGIQVEAIRATVFYKQRWMLLLVDTSAACTKNIGTFDGTHLAWVAPRVLTPLVLHIEKFQDKDISMGVEGKLLDLATIQRRSYELKVNETLIEIAIPYGAEGGYLKSRVINNQYNRIYAIDLYLEHQWADDLWEVTQHRSFKPVRTPFIAETPFVVNNTIPAEKVFTVTLGVFNPDVELKNFTINGVPLTLPEAINQGIVLTEVHHPNGTKSFVLKVPFTHPLIPQKYIGNGVREFTLNINYTLNIIPENEPYFHPATIVCQIKDVVLPVIQGSCTEKSIVFEVMRGNMDHLWAMYIEKHQLTSELVAQRGYIITNQTKLIVEVPLFSIGCIYEDISLRGLFVRVELTLVDIRTLSAVLSSVQRCQFATKQLLVCMPNGVMTVVAVTMEPIPVVEPGKTTLLDKTCKPKEFDSTRALFTFSVNTCGTRSKIVENYLIYENEVVYTRALFPANAPVITRDSEYRLTIRCRYPLNDTIKLVAERRAVPASSIGRGLGSLQFHPYSSGQTGQKKATDVLNLKARLARDVTFSQFYPEFPVSKSGLEPLFLEVGLLHHQNLADHLILQDCWATETPELDATPQWDLITDGCLASGDSYKTQFHPVSASALAKSPHHLKRLEIQALSVENHALWQQMYFHCLAVVCASEKAGVCNKTCTAGDKRSGRSVELADSVKGYASAGPVQIVPEGEAAGETHLAPYIPVLAVAVGVLLLAVVVFAAKAV; from the exons ATGACGACTAAAAGAAGCTTCCTAATTGGAGGGAATTTCCGCTTCGATATCATTG GTAACGACGGCATTCACTCTCTGGACGATGCCTACTCCGCATCCTGTGGATTTACCTACTCCGTTAATATCCCCGGCGACCTGGTATTCAGAGCTTCTTTCCTTGCTTGTCACGTCTCCAGCAAG GATGATTCAGAGTTCAGCTTGAGATTCCGTTTCGTTCGCATCGACCAGTTCAGCAGAGAGACTTACTTCCCGTTCTCTATGACCTGCAGTATGGCCAAGCAATGGTACCCCCGCGAAATCGTCTGTGAAGAGAACTACATGGAG atttctgtaaggaggaatgtgCCAGTTATTGCTCAGGAAGGGATGAATACTGAAGACTGGCAAGCTGCTCTCCCTGCA GCCCAGGAAGCTGTAATGTCAGTGTGGCAGGTTGTGTTCCACAAGACTGGACAGCCAGCAAAATCCATGAATGCCTCCCTGGCTCAGTCTTGGGGCTACGTGATCAACTCCACCTCCACTAGGATCCTCTTCCGCTCACCCTATAACATGCCTGAATCGGAAAGGCTTACA GTTAATGGAATCCAAGTGGAAGCAATCCGGGCAACTGTCTTCTACAAGCAAAGGTGGATGCTGCTATTGGTGGACACTTCCGCTGCCTGTACCAAGA ATATTGGTACCTTTGATGGTACACATTTGGCCTGGGTAGCACCCAGAGTCCTCACTCCACTGGTCCTGCATATAGAGAAGTTCCAGGACAAGGATATTTCCATGGGTGTGGAAGGGAAGCTGCTTGACCTTGCCACTATCCAAAGACGGAGCTATGAACTGAAGGTCAATGAGACCTTGATAGAAATTGCCATTCCTTATGGAGCAGAGGGTGGCTACCTAAAG AGTCGTGTCATAAATAACCAGTACAACCGTATCTACGCCATTGACCTATACCTTGAGCACCAGTGGGCAGATGACCTGTGGGAAGTGACCCAGCACCGCTCCTTCAAGCCAGTCCGCACCCCCTTCATTGCTGAGACCCCCTTTGTTGTCAACA ATACCATCCCAGCAGAAAAGGTCTTCACGGTGACCCTTGGCGTCTTCAACCCTGACGTTGAGCTGAAGAACTTCACCATCAATGGGGTTCCTTTGACCCTTCCTGAGGCCATAAACCAAGGCATTGTGCTAACTGAGGTCCACCACCCCAATGGCACAAAGTCTTTTGTCCTGAAGGTCCCCTTCACCCATCCACTCATCCCACAAAAG TATATTGGCAATGGTGTCAGGGAGTTTACCTTGAATATCAACTACACCTTGAACATCATCCCTGAGAATGAGCCTTATTTCCACCCTGCAACCATTGTGTGTCAGATTAAGGATGTCG TACTTCCGGTGATCCAGGGCTCTTGTACTGAAAAGAGCATAGTCTTTGAAGTGATGCGTGGGAACATGGACCACCTCTGGGCCATGTACATTGAGAAACACCAGCTTACCTCTGAGCTGGTGGCTCAACGGGGCTACATCATCACCAACCAGACCAAGCTTATTGTGGAGGTGCCGCTCTTCAGTATTGGCTGCATCTACGAG GATATCTCCCTCCGAGGCCTCTTTGTTCGAGTAGAACTGACCTTGGTGGATATCAGGACGCTGTCGGCAGTGCTGTCCTCTGTACAGCGCTGTCAGTTTGCTACCAAGCAGCTGCTGG TGTGCATGCCTAATGGTGTGATGACGGTGGTGGCTGTGACCATGGAGCCCATACCAGTAGTGGAACCCGGCAAGACCACCCTGCTGGACAAGACCTGCAAACCCAAAGAGTTTGACTCAACCAGGGCTCTCTTCACCTTCAGTGTCAACACCTGTGGGACCAGGAGCAAG ATTGTGGAGAACTACCTGATCTATGAGAATGAGGTGGTGTATACCAGAGCGCTATTCCCAGCCAATGCTCCAGTCATCACCAGGGACTCTGAATACAG gCTGACAATCCGTTGCCGCTACCCCCTCAATGACACTATAAAACTGGTAGCTGAAAGACGGGCTGTCCCTGCCTCCTCCATTGGAAGAGGTCTTGGATCCCTGCAGTTCCACCCTTACAGCTCTGGGCAGACGG GCCAGAAGAAAGCCACGGATGTCTTGAATCTGAAGGCCCGTCTAGCAAGAG ATGTGACCTTCTCCCAGTTCTATCCCGAGTTCCCTGTGTCCAAGTCTGGGCTGGAGCCCTTGTTCCTGGAGGTTGGGCTCCTCCATCACCAGAACTTGGCTGACCACCTCATCCTGCAGGACTGCTGGGCCACAGAGACCCCTGAACTGGATGCCACCCCTCAATGGGACCTGATCACTGATGG CTGCCTGGCCAGTGGAGACTCCTACAAGACCCAGTTCCACCCAGTGTCTGCCAGCGCTCTCGCAAAGAGCCCCCACCACCTGAAGAGGCTTGAGATCCAGGCTCTGTCTGTTGAAAACCATGCCCTGTGGCAACAG ATGTACTTCCATTGTCTAGCTGTGGTTTGTGCTTCTGAGAAGGCAGGTGTCTGCAATAAGACCTGTACTGCTGGAGATAAAAGATCAG GCCGCAGTGTTGAGCTGGCTGACTCTGTCAAAGGCTATGCTTCTGCTGGACCAGTCCAAATTGTACCCGAGGGGGAAGCAGCCG GTGAGACTCATCTGGCCCCCTATATTCCAGTCTTGGCAGTTGCAGTGGGAGTTCTTCtacttgctgttgtagtttttgCTGCCAAAGCTGTGTGA